ACCCTGCGCGATGGCGAACAGTCGCCTGGAGCCAGCATGACCTTTGATGAGAAGATGCAGGTTGCCGAGCAACTGGTTCGGCTGGGCGTGGACATCATCGAGGCCGGTTTCCCGTCGGCGTCGCCGGGCGATCTGGCAGCCGTCCGCGAGATCGCGCGACGCACGCGAGGAACGGCGGTGGCCGGGCTGGCGCGCGCCAATCATGCTGATATTGACGCCTGCCGTGAAGCGCTTCAGGATGCCGAACATCCGGTGCTGCACGTCTTCATTGCCACCTCCGATCTGCATCTCCAGTACAAACTGGCGATGACCCGCGAGGAAGTCCTGGCGCGCATCAACGAGATGGTGCGCTATGGCCGTCGCTTTTTTGCCGACGTGGAGTTTTCCGCAGAAGACGCGACCAGAAGCGACTGGAACTTTCTGAGCCAGGTCTTTACGACGGCGGTCCGCGCGGGCGCTTCGGTGGTTAACATTCCCGACACGGTGGGCTACACCATGCCAAATGAGTATACAGCCTTGCTCACCCATCTGCGTCGGACCGTTCCAGGCATCGAACAGGTGACGATGAGCGCCCACTGCCACGATGATCTGGGGATGGCGACAGCCAACACACTGGCCGCAATCGCGGCGGGCGTGGGTCAGGTGGAGGTAACGATCAACGGCCTGGGCGAGCGCGCGGGCAATACGGCGCTGGAAGAGGTGGTCATGGCGCTGCGCACCCGCGCCGACGCCTACGCTGGCTATACGACAGGCATCGTGAGCGAGCAGCTTGTTCCGGCCAGTCAACTGGTCAGCCAGATCACCGGCATTCCGGTGCAGCCAAACAAAGCCATTGTCGGCGCGAACGCCTTTGCGCACGAGGCCGGTATCCATCAGGATGGCATGCTGAAGCATCGCGGCACCTACGAGATCATGGAGCCGCGCATCGTCGGCTGGGCCGAATCAAAGCTGGTGCTGGGCAAGCATTCTGGCCGACACGGCTTCGACGCCCATCTGCGCAAGCTGGGGATACGGCTGCGCGGCGAAGAACTCCAGCGCGCCTATGAGGGCTTTATCGCCTATGTTGATGAACACAAGACAGTGGGCGATGACGACCTGCGCCGCATCGCCGAGTTTGCCCAGCGAATGACGCTGCGCCAGCAGGCCAGCGCGTAATCAGAGCAGGCGGTTAAAATCGCTGGCCCGTAGGCGCGGTTTTAACCGCCTGCTGTCCGTGAGGGAATAAGCGATGGGTTCAACAATGGCTGAAAAGATGCTCGCCAGCCATGCCGGAAAGAGGCGGGTAGAAGCAGGCGAGATGATTGACGTGCGAGCCGATATTGTCATGGCAAACGACATTACCGGCCCGCTGGCGATCAAAGAGTTTCACAAAATCGGCATTGACCGGGTGTTTGACCCCAGGCGGGTCATCTTCGTTTCCAGCCACTTCACTCCCGCCAAAGATATTCAGTCGGCCCAGCAGGCCGGGATTCTGCGCAAGTTTGCCCGCGAGCAGGGGACCGTCTATTTCGAGATCGGGCGCGGCGGCATCGAGCATGTCGTCCTGCCAGAGCAAGGGCTGGTCGTCCCTGGGCAGGTGGTGGTCGGCGGCGACTCACATACCTGCACCTATGGGGCGCTGGGCTGCTTTGCTACCGGCATGGGTTCGACAGACATCGCGGCGGCGCTGGCAACCGGCGAGGTCTGGATGCGCGTGCCGCCCACCATCAAGTTTGTCTATCATGGCGAGCACCCTCCCTGGGTCAGCGCCAAAGATATGATCTTGCAGACCATTGGCGCTATCGGCGTCGAGGGAGGGCGTGGCGCGGTCATGGAATTCAGCGGGGAAGCAGTGGCCGGTCTGAGCATGGAGGGCCGCCTGACGATGGCAAATATGGCGATTGAAGCCGGAGCCGACGCCGGGCTGTTCCCAGTTGACGAAAAAACGCTCTCTTACGTGGCGGCGCGGGCCAAATGGCCCTATGAGGTGGTCGCCAGCGACCCCGACGCCCACTACACCCAGGTATTTGAGTTCGATGTCTCCGCGATGGAGCCAATGGTGGCCTGCCCCTATGACCCGGCCAACATCAAGCCGGTGAGCCAGGTAGACCAGCGTCCGCTCGATCAGGTCTTCATCGGTTCCTGCACCAATAACCGCATCGAAGACCTGCGCATTGTGGCCGATCTGCTGCGCGGGCGCGTCATTCATCCCGACATACGCTGCATCATCATCCCCGGCTCGGTGGAAGTCGAGCGTCAGGCATTGCGCGAGGGCTTGCTTGAGGTTTTTCAGCAGGCCGAAGCGGTGATCGCGCCTCCCGGCTGCGGCCCCTGTCTGGGTGGCTATATGGGTGTGCTTGGTCCTGGCGAGCGCGCTGTCTCCACCAGCAACCGCAATTTTCGCGGGCGCATGGGCCACCGCGACGCCGAAGTCTATCTGGCAAGTCCGGCAGTTGCCGCCGCCTCGGCGCTGCTGGGGCGGGTTGCCAGCCCCGCTGAGATTGTGCGCGAGGAGGTACCAGCGCGATGACAGATACGCTCTCCATGATGATCCCAAGCGAAGGCAAAGCCTGGGTCTTTGGCGATAACATTGATACCGACGTGATTATCCCCGCCCGTTACCTGATGACCACCGACCCGGCGGAACTGGCGAAGCACTGCATGGAAGATAGTGATCCCGGCTTTGCCGCCAGCGTGCGTCCTGGCGATGTGATCGTGGCTGGCAATAATTTTGGCTGCGGCTCCTCGCGCGAACACGCGCCCCTGGCGATCAAAGGCGCGGGCATTGGCGTGGTGATCGCCCCATCGTTCGCGCGCATCTTCTACCGCAACGCGATCAATATTGGCCTGCCCATCCTGGAATGCGTCGAAGCGGTGGCGGCGATCCAGCCAGGCGATACGCTGCGTGTTGATCTGGCGAGCGGGCGCATTGAAGATGTGACCACCGGCCAATCCTTCCAGGCGCTGGCGTATCCTGAATCTATCCTGCGTATCATCGAGGCGGGCGGCCTGATTGCCGCCACCCGTCAAAAACTCCAGGCAGCAGGCAAACTGTCAGCAGGTACAATAGAGAGGTAATGGGTATGGTTCATCACATTACTCCCCCAACAACCCCGGCAAAGGCAGCCGCGCCCGTCATCCCTACTGTGGCAGCGGAGCAGGGACTCGCCTACTTTGGTGGAGCGATTGTGCCGATGAGCGAAGCAACAGTCAGCGTGTCAACACATGCCCTTAACTATGGCACCGGCTGCTTCGAGGGCATTCGCGCCTACTGGAATGCTGAACAAGAGCAGCTTTACGTTCTCAAGCTGCGCGAGCATTTTGAGCGGTTTGCCAGTTCGCAGCGCCTGCTCAAGATACAGATACCAGAGTCCGTTGACGCATTGTGCGAAATCACGCTTGAGATGCTGCGTCGGCAGAACTTCCGCCAGGATGTCTATATCCGCCCGCTGGCCTATAAATCGTCCCGAACCATCAAACTGACATTAAGCAGCCTTGAGGATTCAGTAACCATCTTTGCCTTTCCGATGGGCAATTACGTAGACATCAGCAGCGGCCTGCATGTCAGCATCTCTTCTTGGCGGCGCGTCAGTGGCAATGCCATTCCGGTGCGCGCCAAGACGGTTGGCGCGTATATCAACAGCGCGCTGGCAATTGACGAGGCCACCGCTGCTGGCTACGACGAGGCGATCTTTCTGACCGAATCTGGCAATGTCTCCGAGGGCAGTTCTTGCAATCTTTTCCTGGTGCGGCGCGGCCAGTTCAGCACTCCGCGCACCTCCGACGATATTCTCGAAGGCATCACGCGCAATGGTATAATCGAGATGGCCCGGCGCGACCTCGGTATCCAGACCCGCGAGCGGGCGATTGATCGCACCGAACTCTATGACGCGGACGAAATCTTTCTCACCGGCACAGGAGTGCAGATTTCGCCAGTGACCCGTATCGAGGGCCGCCCCATCGGCAATGGTCAGCCTGGCCCGATCACGATGGAGCTTCAGCGCCGCTATCTGAGCGCCGCGCGTGGAGACGACCCTGATTACGCGACGTGGTGTACATCCGTCTATCCCGCCAGGAGTTGAGTATGTCTGAAAACCATCATGCGCTCAACGCGCGCAGCCGCCCCTTGCTTGAGGGGACTGATCGCGCCGCTGCCCGTTCGATGCTCAAAGCCATTGGTTTGACCGACGCCGATCTATCCCGGCCTCTCATCGGCATCGCCAATACCTGGACCGAGATCGGTCCCTGCAACTTTCATCTGCGCCGCCTGTCTGCCAAAGTGAAAGAAGGCGTGCGCGCCGCTGGTGGCACACCGCTGGAGTTCAACACCGTCTCCATCTCCGATGGCATCACGATGGGGACTTCCGGCATGAAGGCTTCGCTGGTCAGCCGGGAGATCATCGCCGACTCCATCGAACTGGAGGCGCTGGGTAACTACTTCGATGGCCTGATTGTGCTGACCGCCTGCGATAAGACCATGCCGGGCAGCATCATGGCGCTGGCGCGCGTGAACATCCCTTCGCTGATGCTCTACGGCGGCTCGATTGCGCCGGGGCGCTATCGAGGCCGCGATGTGACGGTGCAGGATGTATTTGAGGCCATTGGCGCTTACACCGCCGGAAAGATCAACCGCGAGGATTTGCAAGAAATCGAGGGCGCGGCCTGTCCGGGGCCGGGCGCGTGCGGCGGCCAATTCACCGCTAATACGATGGCGACCTTCGCCGAAATCCTGGGCATCTGCCCGATGGGCCTGGCCGATGTCCCGGCAATGGACGCGGAAAAGGATAACGTATCGTACCGGGCAGGCCAGCTTATCATGCAGATGATCGAACAAGACCTGACACCGCGCAAGGTCATCACGCGCGCCTCGCTGGAAAACGCTGTTGCCGCCGCTGCTGCCAGCGGCGGCTCAACCAACGTCGTGCTGCACAGCCTGGCGATTGCCCGCGAGGCAGGCATTCCCTTTACCATTGACGATATTGAGGCCATCAGCAAGCGTACACCGCTGATCTGCGATCTGAAGCCAACCGGGCGCTTCTTTGCGCTGGATATGTATCGCGCCGGAGGCATACGCCTGCTGGCACAGCGGCTGGTGGAAGACGGCCATGCCGACGGAAGCTGTCTGACGGTGACGGGCAAGACCCTGGCCGAAGAGAGCGCCAGCGCCCGTGAAACCCCAGGGCAGGAAGTCATCCACACCTGGGAGCAAGCGATTAGCCCGAATGGCGGGCTGCATATCCTCAAGGGCAACCTGGCTCCGAGCGGTTCTGTGGCAAAACTCAAAGGGACCGAACCGCGAGCGTTCCGGGGGCCAGCGCGCGTCTTTGACAGCGAACACGCCGCCTTCGAGGCCGTCAAACAGCAGGCCATTCAGCCGGGCGATGTGGTCGTCATTCGCTACGAGGGGCCGGTTGGCGGGCCAGGCATGCAGGAGATGTTGCAGGTGACGGCGGCGCTTATCGGCCAGGGGTTAGGCGGCTCGGTCATGCTCATGACCGATGGGCGTTTCTCCGGGGCAACGCATGGCCTGATGATCGGGCATGTTGCGCCGGAGGCTGCCGTTGGCGGTCCCATCGGCCTGCTTCAGGAAGGCGACACCATCAGCGTTGATGTTGACGCGCGCAGCCTGAACGTAGACCTGAGCG
This window of the Ktedonobacterales bacterium genome carries:
- the ilvD gene encoding dihydroxy-acid dehydratase, which encodes MSENHHALNARSRPLLEGTDRAAARSMLKAIGLTDADLSRPLIGIANTWTEIGPCNFHLRRLSAKVKEGVRAAGGTPLEFNTVSISDGITMGTSGMKASLVSREIIADSIELEALGNYFDGLIVLTACDKTMPGSIMALARVNIPSLMLYGGSIAPGRYRGRDVTVQDVFEAIGAYTAGKINREDLQEIEGAACPGPGACGGQFTANTMATFAEILGICPMGLADVPAMDAEKDNVSYRAGQLIMQMIEQDLTPRKVITRASLENAVAAAAASGGSTNVVLHSLAIAREAGIPFTIDDIEAISKRTPLICDLKPTGRFFALDMYRAGGIRLLAQRLVEDGHADGSCLTVTGKTLAEESASARETPGQEVIHTWEQAISPNGGLHILKGNLAPSGSVAKLKGTEPRAFRGPARVFDSEHAAFEAVKQQAIQPGDVVVIRYEGPVGGPGMQEMLQVTAALIGQGLGGSVMLMTDGRFSGATHGLMIGHVAPEAAVGGPIGLLQEGDTISVDVDARSLNVDLSADELAARRRAWTPPVPHYPSGVMAKYAALVAQADDGAITNRTYLAAQPTSVGSSSS
- a CDS encoding 3-isopropylmalate dehydratase small subunit gives rise to the protein MTDTLSMMIPSEGKAWVFGDNIDTDVIIPARYLMTTDPAELAKHCMEDSDPGFAASVRPGDVIVAGNNFGCGSSREHAPLAIKGAGIGVVIAPSFARIFYRNAINIGLPILECVEAVAAIQPGDTLRVDLASGRIEDVTTGQSFQALAYPESILRIIEAGGLIAATRQKLQAAGKLSAGTIER
- a CDS encoding branched-chain amino acid transaminase; the encoded protein is MVHHITPPTTPAKAAAPVIPTVAAEQGLAYFGGAIVPMSEATVSVSTHALNYGTGCFEGIRAYWNAEQEQLYVLKLREHFERFASSQRLLKIQIPESVDALCEITLEMLRRQNFRQDVYIRPLAYKSSRTIKLTLSSLEDSVTIFAFPMGNYVDISSGLHVSISSWRRVSGNAIPVRAKTVGAYINSALAIDEATAAGYDEAIFLTESGNVSEGSSCNLFLVRRGQFSTPRTSDDILEGITRNGIIEMARRDLGIQTRERAIDRTELYDADEIFLTGTGVQISPVTRIEGRPIGNGQPGPITMELQRRYLSAARGDDPDYATWCTSVYPARS
- a CDS encoding 2-isopropylmalate synthase, coding for MISGANTPDRMDVDSIGALVAENNGSQDRPVRPIHIFDTTLRDGEQSPGASMTFDEKMQVAEQLVRLGVDIIEAGFPSASPGDLAAVREIARRTRGTAVAGLARANHADIDACREALQDAEHPVLHVFIATSDLHLQYKLAMTREEVLARINEMVRYGRRFFADVEFSAEDATRSDWNFLSQVFTTAVRAGASVVNIPDTVGYTMPNEYTALLTHLRRTVPGIEQVTMSAHCHDDLGMATANTLAAIAAGVGQVEVTINGLGERAGNTALEEVVMALRTRADAYAGYTTGIVSEQLVPASQLVSQITGIPVQPNKAIVGANAFAHEAGIHQDGMLKHRGTYEIMEPRIVGWAESKLVLGKHSGRHGFDAHLRKLGIRLRGEELQRAYEGFIAYVDEHKTVGDDDLRRIAEFAQRMTLRQQASA
- a CDS encoding 3-isopropylmalate dehydratase large subunit, whose protein sequence is MGSTMAEKMLASHAGKRRVEAGEMIDVRADIVMANDITGPLAIKEFHKIGIDRVFDPRRVIFVSSHFTPAKDIQSAQQAGILRKFAREQGTVYFEIGRGGIEHVVLPEQGLVVPGQVVVGGDSHTCTYGALGCFATGMGSTDIAAALATGEVWMRVPPTIKFVYHGEHPPWVSAKDMILQTIGAIGVEGGRGAVMEFSGEAVAGLSMEGRLTMANMAIEAGADAGLFPVDEKTLSYVAARAKWPYEVVASDPDAHYTQVFEFDVSAMEPMVACPYDPANIKPVSQVDQRPLDQVFIGSCTNNRIEDLRIVADLLRGRVIHPDIRCIIIPGSVEVERQALREGLLEVFQQAEAVIAPPGCGPCLGGYMGVLGPGERAVSTSNRNFRGRMGHRDAEVYLASPAVAAASALLGRVASPAEIVREEVPAR